The Schistosoma haematobium chromosome Unknown HiC_scaffold_180, whole genome shotgun sequence sequence TCATCACTCTATCTAAGCGTCTTGAAATCATTACAAGCCTGCAAAATAAAATATACTCAACTTCTCATCATCAGGTCTATGCGGTACTCCAGTTTGGCGGCTCTATTTCCTTGACATTACAAACACTAGGATACGTATTTATGAGTTGTATCAACATGCCAATTTAGTTCTGAGATTAAATATTGCCAGATTCGCAAAACATTGTCATGAGAGTTAATGTAAACAAGAAACCGATCTAATACTTAGAGTATTAGTTTTGGGGCGCATAAACTAATTTGTTTTCTTATTCTTTTATGCTTGCCTCTAGTTTCATGTGTCTTGACTTCATTTTTGTCCCTCACACTTTATTTAAGTGCTCATGAGTTCTATAATATATGTTGTGTATCTTATTCAATAACCATGTAAAATATTAGTCTAGTTTGAGCTTATTGGTGTACTTTATTGTGCTCAGTTAACTTTAATTCATGGTATTTTCATCTTGCTATTATCGACTGTAGGTTGAAAATCAGTAGCCGGAACAGATTTGTCATACGCTTCTAATATTACTTAGAAACCGAAAATTCTCTACTTATGACTCGTGACTCTAACCCTCAGTCCTCCACTAACGAACGTCTTCAAAGTGTAAGCTTTTGtttcaatattaaaatatttctgCATTTTAGATAGACACATCCAAATGCAATTTCTTTACACAGTTTCTTTTGTCTAAAGAAACATTGAAGGGGTTAAAATTGTCAGGTTACACAAAGCCTACTGCAATTCAAAAGCTAGTCTTAAAACCTGCCCTTCTTGGACAAGATGTGGTTGCTGAAGCACCTACTGGTAGTGGCAAGACGATTGCTTTTGCAATCCCTGTGCTTGAACTTCTTCATCAAAGCAAAGTTTCCATGTTTGATGGTCCAGTCGCCATAATTTTAACACCAACTCGCGAATTATCAAGACAGATTTTCAGCGTATTTGCCAAAATTGCTCGTGAACACCACTTCACTATGATGAACATTATGGGCGGCAAAGTCTCGGTAGGTTTGGTTTTTCAACCTTATGCATCGAATAGGAATCATCAAGTTAGAAGAGAGTATTATATTTCAAAAGGGTTTAACTATCATGTAAACGAAATTTATTCGACCCAGATCCTTGTTTCTCTATTCTTTAGTTTTGAATTGAATGATAACACTTATCCTAGTACTACATGTATGAATAGTAGTGAAATAGTGGAAGTACTCGTGTTTTATCAAATAGGTTACAGGGTTGAATTCGATCCACTTAATTTAACATAAGCAACCGTATAGGTATCATTAGTACTCATTGAAACAATATGGCTTAAATTCGAGTATATAAACAGGTTCTTCATAGATAATTTATATTTGCAATTGATTGATTGCTGAAAAGTCACCAATGTAATGTATATAAAGTCTTTCTTAGTGTTGAGCAAATTTCATCTATCGACTTGCAATATGATCACTAGTCTGACTCGATATCGCGTACATTGTTGGGAAGTAagttggtggttggaggtaatcgaCAGGTAACCTTGGACTCAATCTtcatgctatttggcactcgtcagcaacgtgtacctgtaatattgagggAATTGATGAGTtttggcggattcgatctctcATCACTCTGCTTCACAGTCAAAGGACTTATCAATGGTCTTTTTGAGCCGCAAATAGCCTCCTATTGAACTGAGCTACACTTAAAAttgaatagctcagtggtaacgtctctgactgtgaatctGAGTAACGCGGGACCGAATCCTCCAGAaaacatcagttccctcaatattaaaggtacaccttgttgaccaataccaaatagcacgaaagATGAGTTCaagatttcctgttgactactttcAACTACCGAATTACATAATTTACTTTGTTACTTCTTTCCAAAAGTCAATTTATTGAAATCTGTGTACTCAGGATGGACTTATCATAATTTCTGTTAGTGCACTTTTTAAGCTAGTGTTTCTCACAGTCATTAATGACAAAGCTACTTAATGGTTAGATGAGATTGACAGAAATCTCTAAACTAAAAATTCTTACATGTTGATGACCATTTATATGACAAATTTCTAATGTCAAGGAGAATAATACACTTTTAGGGATTAAAATGTGCAACTCTCAACACTAAAGTTTCAGATGTATCCAATATGACATTCGAATCCCAATCAAAATAAATACTCCCTAATTCGATTTATCAATTTCAAATTGTTCCCAGTAGGACTAGCatcagaataaataatatagatCTACTCCTCAGATGAAAAACCAATTACTGTaacgaaaaccgaatgtccggTGTTTTAGCCGGGTTAGtcgacacggagagtccacctaggggagttgaaaaactctcattccaaaccaatggtgctcaTGGACTCCAGTACCCTAAGGTAACAAacggcatatgaaccaattattagtcactggctaccatgtgactgcatctccttaagttgctccacttccttgtggaacacacctttaggtcaaaggctccggatgtggtcccctaagaaaactacctgcttctgtttgggcaccgGGGCAGTAGCAAcgccctcacatatatcaaatgagatttgtgtggcgcatatgtatttgatgcctccttttactaatatctatgtgttcaaataaataaataaatagatcacATTACAGTACGAGCACATCTACTGAACTGATAgttttttggtaaaatatgtGACTGAGTATCCTCGTAATAATGTTTTGTTTGATAAGTTCATTAATTTCTATCATAGTCAAGTCATTGAGCACAACTTTTTCTCAAGGATGAATTAATAGATTAAACCATTCCATCTACGATAAGCacctacatcggacaaagtagGAACCTCGTTTATCTTCGTTTGAATGAACACTATTTAGGTGTCAATACACATTGAACAAAAGTTCGATTTGGAAAGTTTTTAAATCTAGTGTAAATGGATTGCTAGGAAAATCAAGTCATTGGAAATAACTGTCCAAAAAATCACAAAACAATGATCAATAACAGCCAATTAAAGTCGACAGAATAAACTGTTAGTCGTGTGTGGAAAAGTATAAATAGTTCACTTCTATCAGAAGTTTGTCCTCTGATGATGTTTTTCAAGAGTGATTAAAGTACCACCTATCGGAAAGTACGAAATCCTTAAAATGATCCACATCTATTAAATATGTACCCTTAGGAttgcatttttaaaaaatttttctcATAAATAGATAACCAAAACCGTATTAATCAACCACCTCATTCATCTATCATGAGCCCTTCATCCATATGCCTCTGGATTGAACTTGAATTTAACTGGTTAGATTACTTGTATACTTTCTATATAGGATATGatttttcaagtttatttttgtttaatattcagtgttattattgtttttcattctttGTAGGCTTTAAAAATCAAGAATGGAATAGTATATCACGAGCAAATATTCTAATTGGAACTCCTGGTCGAATGGCTCAACATCAAACTGAAAATTCTCTTCTTGATATGTCTAATTTAAAATTACTTATATTAGATGAAGCTGATAGATTATTAGATCCAACATTTCGTGATGATTTAGAAGTAATTCTTCAAAATTTAACTCCTGATCGACAAACTTTATTGTTTTCAGCCACTTTAACAAAGtaagtttatgaataataagAATTAGAGTTTTTTTATGTTGTCATACTACTCCTATTTACAATCACCTCCTTTAATGCCAAATTTTCAGAAAAACAACTTTGTATTAGGGTTTCcggttcagtcagtcagtcagctataacgcAGGACCAGgcgcatatatgcatcggtccaagttgccatacctcattaacacaaaaagatggacaccggattcataaaagtatttaattcagttgtggtaatatataaaaagaaagattgcatataaggatgtagtacaggaagaaagaattagttggtagaaagaaagatataaagtaattttaatctcttagtttaagggaagacagagagtgtatacaccgacgccattgtgatcgattctgagccatgtcactcagagtctccaaccattggttacgatagtcatgcggacccaaccaagtagtctgcatttagcaacatggctcagactggaagttagtgactttgtggactgataccacgttttggtttggccgcccctaactttcttccaaccatctccaacataggttagcattgcacgtcgtggtaatcgttGTTCAGACATACACagcacgtggcccaaccatctcagtcgatgaagattcacaacctcatcaactgatttaccatcattccctaatacactgcgtctaacctcactacttacccggtgatctcaGCAGACGCccgcaatatttctaaggcatctgtggtcaagcactagtagcttacgagtgtcttctactcttaatggccatgtttcgcagccgtaaatcgaaacagaacggactgccgcgcagtatactcgttcttttattgatagacggatatctcgccttcgccataggtgacgtaagttggcaaaagccaaacgagcttttcgaatccgtgctgagatttcgtcagacaccaacccattagggctgatcagacttccaagataagtgaagttgtcaacgcgttcgactacttcactccctatccttagttcaggtgttgacgcagaccagtcctgaagcaacaacttgcatttcgagggagagaagcgcattccaaacattctggcattgttgcttagtgctaccaaaagactctgcattttatcagcgtcttcaccaaacatgGTTTCCAGTTAGTCTAACATAGATGGTTCTATCAAGAACTCGATAATGGTAGCTGGCACACAACATTTTAACAGTTAGCTGCTTACATAGGAATAAGAAAACATGTAGGAAAAATGTGATATTCAAACAGGACACCTAGAAATAGTACAACTCAGTATAACATAATAGCAAGAACATGACCTTCGAACACCCAGAAAATTAACGAACTAAAAGTAGGGACAACCAATCAGAAAGGAATGAAAGTCGTCATTACCCTTCCTATTACGACTTAAGTATCGTTCCAAAAATTCCTGACGAATGATTTTTGCttcatataaatataaaatattactTCAAAACATGAGTTTACATCAACACCCAATCTGATGATAGGAGGTGAAACAGTTGAATGCTCTGATCATTTCACTTATCTTAAAAGTTTCATTCACAGGAGCTAATAAAAACACTGTAAAAGTCTCCTTGGATTCTATCCACTTGAACCCTTTTTTTAGGTATATGAGATCTTCATGTAATAATAACGTGTGTATACTATAAAGCAATCTACTCTGTTTTACTTTTCTTGTTTTTGATCCTTTTCCCTTTTTTTCTTCCTCAACTATCATAGGGCTACAGATCAACTTATTCGTCTTAGTATGCGTAATCCAATAACTGTAtcagtcaataataatattaacagtACTAATAATAGTACAACTTTATCAAATGAATTACACACACCATCTGAACTACTTCAATATTATGCCATAGTTCCATTGGAACAAAAAAGTTGGATACATTGTGGACATTTTTACAAAGTCATTGTAAGAAAAAagatcattgtttttttttcaacacAAAAACAGGTTTGTCAATGTATGTGTACTTTTGTTGTCAACTTGTATCTTTTTATCTTTTTGTAGTAGTTGTGACAGGATATTTCTTTCTTACGAGAAGAGTATACTTCATACACTGGGTTGTAACTTGCTTTTGGACTATTAAAAAACTAAAGGGATTCGATGAATGTTTTTACCTAGTTTCGGAAGTTTCATCAACAGAAGTCAAGTCTAACAGCTTCTCGAAGTCTCGGCATGCGCGTGCCATTCTATTACTATTAAATGAGACAGTCATGGCTGATGGCAATGAATGACTGCCGTACTGTATCGCAGATTCACTATATTTTTGAAATGGTCATGATTTGTTCCTGACTAACTTGTGTGGAAATGGCGTACTTGTTACAAGAACTAACGATCTCGGCTTCGACTCCTCGTAGGGTTGTACTACTTAGGTACTTCAGTACTTACTTCTTAGGAGTCTCAAATTAGAACGAAATAACTACCCACTGcattttgattttcaatgattccTTAGCTGACTTCGGTTTATGATTAAAACTCTCTTCGTAATTTACACAATTAAATAGTATCTTCGttatatttttagaaaaatttCTAATCTTATCAGTTAACTAAGTAAGCATGTTGTATACATTGGTTACCACTTTTATGTAATTCGATCTTACTCCATTGATCACGATTCGGCCAACTAGTAGATATCACACTGATTTTAGTTATCTTGTGAAAACTACTCAAGTTTCATCTTACTATCAATAAAGTATCTTCATTCTTTTGCTAACAAAGTATTTCACATCCAATTCGCTGTGTACATGCATCTACATATGATGTCTCCTTCTGGAAAAGATTACATGAATATTTCGTTTGTGTTAACAGTATATTACCGATTAGTAAATGTCATCCATCAATTTTATGTTCACAACAAACTACCTCTACAAATCAGTATACTGATAAATGATAAATGTGCTTGTTAGTATATATTCTCAGTAGTTAACACTGTCAGTATCTTGATTTTCTCTATGAAAGAGTGTATAACAGgtctgtatttatttatttatttgaacacattaatactggtacaaaggggcaccaaatgcatatacgccacacaaatctcatttgatttgtgtgagggcgtTGATACTGCCCGtctgcccagaccgaagcaggtcgtcttcttaggggccacaccccgagccttcgatctaaaggtctgatcctcCAAAACAATgaggcatcgtaaggagatgcagtcccatgatagccggtgaccaacaattggttcatatgccatttgtcccttcaggatcctggagttcaTATGTaccgttggtttggaatgagggttatTCAATTCCTACAGGTGGACTCCCCTAGGTAAACTCTTCTTGCCCACTAAACCCGGTTAAAacaccggacatttgcttttcatcctctcaatttcgcaaacaacacccgtggtgcgagaatgcagtgattaggactttcctgacagaggctatatacgcgtgtccatgtgagagcatttggagaaggAGAAATGACTCTCCCCTTtttcggccgtatcagggcattttgGGGCTGTGCAATTATGTAAAATGATATTCATCATTGCAAACATATCATTGCcgatattactgtatattactTTTTGAGTTCATTATAGAGGTGTTAATAAATTTATCTTCAATTTACTATTTTCAAGGAAAATGTAAACCTTGTCTGACAATAAACAATCTcgtaaaattttaaaatgatagAGAAGTTTCATACATATTTTAAGTTGATATCTTGGGTGGTATTGCATTCTCTAAGCTGGATAGATGAATTACAAAACTATAATTGTCGTTTTTAAATAACATCAATAGCGTCTACTTTAAGTCAGGATGAGATTTTTAACTATTCTCTGAAGTTAAGGTCAGAGGCGAAATCATATCACTTACTGTACTAGGGTTTAGCAGAAGTCAGGTATTCACCACGGGCAAATAGTATCTTCAACGTTGTTGCCTTCCTACCAAGGAAAAAATAGATTAGAAAATCTCATTGAAATCAAAACATTCGGTTTCGTTCATGAACCCCTAACCTCTAGAAAATGTCAGCTCTTAAAATAGTACACACTTCACTTTTTCACGAATTTGAGGTCTCTGCGGCAAGTTTTGGAAAGTATGGATATAATACtgcaaaaataatcatttaccGAAGAATTATGCATTACATGTCTCAAGACGTTACCTCTTAAACTTTTTAGTCACTGTTAAATCGAAAAGACCTTCAATGCTAATCCAGTTCCTTTTTTCTTGTCTCACAAAAGGATATTGGCTTTTACTAAAAGGGGCAATTGGAAAGTTTCAATAACCTTTCCAACATTAAATACTATTCAAATTGATCATTATAAACAATCTTCAAGATATAATGTACCTATGTAACTCAATTTCAGTTTAAATTCACACTGGAACGTTCACACATTGAAAGATATTGAACACTGAGTGGACTAATTTCAGtgagtcagctacaacataggaccaggcacatataatTAGGATATAATTGTTACATGGATTACATCTACATTCTTTATGAGATTCCAGTCCCCGATCAATAAACTTTAGGAATAagtacatacttacttacttacgcctgctactcccaatggagcataggccactgaccagcattctccaacccactctgtcctgggctttcctttctagttccatctaattgttgttcatttttctcatgtctatctccatttctcggcgtaatgtgttctttggcctccctcttttcctttgaccttcaggattcctggtgagggcttgtcttgtgacgcagttgggtgctttcctcaatgtgtgtcctatccacttccagcgcttcttcctgatttcttcctccactgggatctggtttgttctctcccacagtacgttgttgctaatagtgtccggccaatggatctgaagtattttgcgtagacaattgttaataaacacctgtattttctggatgatggcttttgtagttctccaggtttctgccgcatacagtagaactgtcttgacatttgtattgaaaatcctgaccttggtgttggttgacagttgctttgagttcccgatgttcctcagttgtaaatatgctgctcttgctttgccgatccgcgccttcacatctgcatcagatccaccctgttcatcaatgatgctgcccaaatacgtaaaggtttttacatcttccaaatcttctccgtcaattgtgattggattggtgcattgtgttgtatcggagaatcctgcttctCTCTTTGTGTAttctgagacctattgctgctgaggctgctgccacactgtttgtcttctcctgcatctgttgttgcgtttgggatagaagggccagatcgtctgcgaagtctaggtcatccaactgcatcttagatgtccattgtatccagcgctttccttcagacgttgacgtcttcatgatccagtcgatcaccaggagaaagagaaagggtgagagtaagcaaccttgcctaacaccggtcttcactttgaacgactttgtcaactgtcctccatgcacgattttgcagtgtaatccatcatatgagttctgtatgatattgactatcttctgaggcacgccgtagtgtcgaagaagtttccatagtgttgttctgtccacgctatcaaatgccttttcgtagtcaatgaagttgatgtacagtgatgaattccattcaattgattgttccacaatgatccgtagagttgtgatttggtctgtacacgatctatccttacggaatcctgcctgttggtcacgaagttgggcgtctacgcagtccttcatcctgtttaacaataccctgttgaagacttttcccggtattgagagaagagtgatgcccctgtagttatcacacttgctgagatcgcctttcttcggtattttgatcagtagtccttctttccagtctgttggtacttgttcctcatcccaaatcttattgaagagaatgtggagtatccttgcagttgccgctacgtctgcttttagtgcctctgctggaatgttgtctggtcctgctgctttgccactcttgatttgtctgatggccatgctgatttcttcaattgttggtgggccaacattaattgggaggtctgtgggtgctgcttcgatgtcgggtgggttcagtggagctggtcgattcaacagttctttgaagtgttttacccacctgtttcgttgctcttcaatgttggtgattaccttgccttctttgcttttcactggtcgttctggtttgcggcgatttccagagagtttctttgtcgtgtcatacagttgtctcatgtttccatCCCTTGCAgtcttttccgccgtcgttgctaaatcttccacatatttacgtttgtcggttctgatgctcctcttcacttgtttgtttacttctgtgtattcagcttgtgccttggctttttctgctcttgttcggctggtattgatcgctgccttcttgttcctcctttctagaatcttatccagtgtatcaacagtgatccattccttgtgatggtgcttcttgtgacccaggacttcatgacatgttgaagtgattgtctctttgatccccttccagttgctctccacagtaattccttctccattgagtacatcatgaaaggcctggaacctattgctgaggactatcttgaatttgttgagtttgtcagtatcctgaagaaaggccatattgaacttttgtgatattgtccgccccattgtccagtgcttcttgagtttcaatttcatcttggcgatcagcaagtgatgatctgatgctatatcagctcctctcttggttctcacgtcctctatagtcctcctgaacgtttcgttgatgcaaatatggtcgatttggttttgtgtagagtgatccggtgaagtccatgtggttttgtgtgtgcgtttatgtgggaatacagtgccgcctatgaccagattattgaaggcacatagatttgcaaatctctcaccattttcgtttctttctcccagtccgtgtcgtcccatgatgtcttcatatccagtgttgtccgttccaaccttggcgttgaaatctcccatcagaatggtcaggtcctttgttgggcacttctcgactattgactgcagcctattgtagaattgatctttagcgtcttcatcgTAGTCGTTGGTAAGCGCATAGCATtgaatgatgttcattgaaatgccctctttctttgttttaaacgaggctttgatgatccttggtccatgagattcccatcctataagtgcattttgcgcttgtttggacagcatcaatgcaactccttgtgtatgtggtgcattttcttcttcatggccggagtataacaggaactctcctgtagttagtcgttgttgtccaacttgtgtccaatgtgtttcactgatcccaagtacctctaggttgtatcttctcatttctgcagcaatctggaaggctcttccggtgtcccacattgtacgaacattccatgtacctaaataaatggtcgctctggttgtcagaaggggcatcggcctcgtaacttccgaagggattcggctttcatcatgaggcgtcataattcttctaaatgaagatcttctgactcccagggcagagtttaaaaggtttgaataattttttctggttagcgttttttagcgagttagttttctacataaacacatttaatttaaaatgaCAACTGAATAGGAATTTCTCATATATACTGGTAGCCACTAACTCGTGaatgaagaaaaaatatttatccCAGAAGTGGCGACGAATAGTTATTTTGGGATAACTGTTACATAACTACATTAAAAGACTCAATAAGTCCGAAAGACTACAGTCATTAAAGGGAAGCTTTTTATttgaattcaaataaaaaaagtttACGCACCATACCTTAAATATAGATCTGTCGCATTCATATTACCAGTTGTCAGAAATTTCTAGCCAGAAAAACCGATGCATTAATCTACCCTAACCCTACTGTTAGTTAGCAAATCAGTTCCCAACTACATTATGCTTATAAATACTAACGGACACTTTATCAACAGCAATAATATGTACTTACATCCGTGTCATTAAAAAGACTAGAACTTAATCCGATTATGAAAACGAGACAATCAAAACAATacgaaataattattttgaatatcacaAATATGTTGTCATGgtagtgaagtagttgagtatACATCAAAGGATGAGTACAAAGAGCACTAATTATCTCTAAACATAGTTACGAAAGACAGCAGAAATAACAATGATACAAATAATCGGTTGTAAATAGTTTCGGAATGCTACCCGTGTATAGTGGTGAGGAGTATTTAATGTGATTGACTCACAGACACTAAGTATTTGAGAGTTAATATCATTCAATTACCCAAGACGAATTATGTGAAAAACGGTTTGTGTTATCAAATAATAGTGTTATCTACTATATGCAGCTCATAACAAATCCTTTGGTAAGAACGATCCTGTTTACTATCAAGAACACTTTACTTACTAGTTTTTGTCGCTAAAGAATTTCGATTTTTCATACGTAGCAAAATTCGGTATCACTATCAAAATTATTCTAAAATTTCAATTGCGTATGAAATTACAAAGCAATAGCAACGCAACTAATACGACATGCTTTCATGAAATGATGAGCCTAACTACGATAAATTTTGTCACCCCGATGTTTATTAAATGCATAGCATTGTCAACGttttaaatgtaaacaattttcGAGGTACATGACAGCATTACCCGTAATTCCTTTTGGCAGAATGTGACTTCACATTTTGAATGGACACAGTAGACGTCAAATTCAGTAGCATTCAGAGGAATTTGTGTTGTTATCATAGAGGGACCTAGGAATAATAAGAAAATTAGTTGGCTGATTAAAACCTGTTTGAAATGTGTGATTCTGAAAAGTGCATTCCCCCGAATCTAAAAGAATTGTTAGCTCTTCAGAAGACTGGCGAAAATTGTTGATAATTTCTCCCAGTAAACTAAGGACATAAAAAGACAGGCAACATACCGTGCTGATATAACCAAATGATTAGCGCTTTCTTCTAATGAGTAAACAGCTTCTAACTGTTCACAATCGATGATTGACATGTTATACGTCTTAACGATTCCGAATTTACAGAAGTACTGAACAGTCAGAACAGTATCCTGGGATGATAAGAACATCTTGCATTTAAGAACGGATCTCTCCATTGCGGAAGTAAGTTTGAAGACGTTAGAACATGACTATGGAAATTACAGAGAATAATACACCATACACTACTAGGGATTTTAAAACGTTGCAGAGACCCGCTAGGTAAAGGGCTTGAGAACTTGTCGAAAAACACTTCCCTAAAATGAACTGAAGCAAAAGAAGACCTCGTGGCGTTGACTGTTTTGATCTTTAACTACAATATCATAAGCAAACCAACTAAATTTACTCACATCATTTGTGCCGCATTCAAAGTAAACCTCATGTCCTAGTtttccaagtgaatttattgcaCGGACGAGAACTAACAGCACCATTAACAACTAAACAAAGCCAGTACCAATCAACTCAGTCGGCTGCAAAACCACTTTCATGACGATCGGTAGACCGTTTATAGGTCCTCAAGGTCGACTGGAGgggctgcaattaaacgcaactcaatttcgtaaatgtgcccttcagcttagcaaccaatcagaatgaggcgggaattaTTACATCCGCCATCTTCGTAAGCAGtggcggtcggctttcttcgttctgtgcttctttcagctatttcttttgtgtagctgtgtaatttaatgtctcagtgtgctaaaatgccgcagttagtgtaatgttctatatgttggtgtgaagtttatttcgaatcagcgatgttttctgggtttttgctgcttctactcaaatcaatgtatttcttcgggcaatctggctagtcttgttataaaatgtcggcgggctttcttcgttctgtgtttttccgctatttcttttgtgtagctacagaatttaatgtttcagtgtgctaaaatccaAAAGTTAGTGTTAATACTCTAAACGTTGGGGCAAAAATTTT is a genomic window containing:
- the DDX10_2 gene encoding ATPdependent RNA helicase (EggNog:ENOG4112PFC~COG:A); the encoded protein is MTRDSNPQSSTNERLQSIDTSKCNFFTQFLLSKETLKGLKLSGYTKPTAIQKLVLKPALLGQDVVAEAPTGSGKTIAFAIPVLELLHQSKVSMFDGPVAIILTPTRELSRQIFSVFAKIAREHHFTMMNIMGGKVSCYYCFSFFVGFKNQEWNSISRANILIGTPGRMAQHQTENSLLDMSNLKLLILDEADRLLDPTFRDDLEVILQNLTPDRQTLLFSATLTKATDQLIRLSMRNPITVSVNNNINSTNNSTTLSNELHTPSELLQYYAIVPLEQKSWIHCGHFYKVIVCQCMCTFVVNLYLFIFL
- the RAD9A_1 gene encoding cell cycle checkpoint control protein rad9a (EggNog:ENOG410N6G9~COG:D,L), translated to MKVVLQPTELIVLVRAINSLGKLGHEVYFECGTNDLKIKTVNATRSSFASVHFREVFFDKFSSPLPSGSLQRFKIPSSSCSNVFKLTSAMERSVLKCKMFLSSQDTVLTVQYFCKFGIVKTYNMSIIDCEQLEAVYSLEESANHLVISARLLGEIINNFRQSSEELTILLDSGECTFQNHTFQTGPSMITTQIPLNATEFDVYCVHSKCEVTFCQKELRVMLSCTSKIVYI